The Cetobacterium sp. ZOR0034 genome has a window encoding:
- a CDS encoding VOC family protein → MKIKNLDHLVITTNHLEKCLYFYVDILGMELDNRNDRYAVKFGNQKINIHREKAEFLPAAKNVTFGSADICLIAEGNIHDIYKELEEKNVPIELGIVSRTGAMGKIESIYLRDADENLVEISTYTGEE, encoded by the coding sequence ATGAAAATAAAAAATTTAGATCATTTGGTTATAACGACAAATCATTTAGAAAAATGTTTATATTTTTATGTAGATATATTAGGAATGGAGTTGGATAATCGAAACGACAGATATGCAGTTAAATTCGGAAATCAAAAAATAAATATTCATAGAGAGAAAGCAGAGTTTTTACCAGCAGCAAAAAATGTAACTTTTGGAAGTGCAGATATCTGTTTAATTGCAGAGGGAAATATTCATGATATCTATAAAGAACTGGAAGAAAAAAATGTTCCAATTGAATTAGGGATAGTTTCAAGAACAGGAGCTATGGGAAAAATCGAAAGTATCTATTTAAGAGATGCTGACGAAAATTTAGTTGAAATAAGTACTTATACAGGGGAGGAGTAA